TCTTCATATCAGAGGCCAATTGGTTCTTTATATGCTGTTCGGTGCTTATTATGCCATAAAACGCTTCTGACCTCTGATTCTTGATGCAATTCAGCACTCCATCCGCCACAAAGGCCATTATTGGCTCTACCTCTTCATCAATATGGATGTCGGCCACATAGCAGGCCATGGCATGAGTAATGGCCAGCTTTGGGTTCTCACTCTTATAGGGGGGTCTTGAGACTACAAACAATATCTCTTTGCCCATTTTTATTCACCTCCTATATGCAACACCCGGTCGCTTTGGGCCGCTTTGGCCACATACCAATCCATGCTATGAACCGTTATCCCCTCGATAACCTCTGCCTTGTGTATTCCCCGAGCAGCAGCGCATGCCTCACATACGGCTACTGAGACGCCTTTTTCTGGTAAGGCCGTTATCTTTTCTATCAGATAAGAGTAGTCTTTAAATGATTTCTGTCCCTTTCTGGCCAGGGTGGTGGCATTACCAGAGAACCACAGATTTACCGTATGCCCTTTATTAGCCGCAGCCTCGGCCAGCTTAAGGGCAAAATCAGAATTCATCGAGCCGACCAGGGAAGAGAAAAGGCCAATGCTTAATGTTGCCATTATTCCTACCTCCAATATTAAGTTTTGAGTTTCGAGTCTCGAATTAAGAATCTTTATAGCCAGACTAATTTCTCATAATCATTCATCATCAAGTCCACCACGTCTAAATATGTAACTACGCTCACCTTACTATCCACCTCAGAAGAGGTAAATCCTCTTGTTTGGAGGTCTTCTGTCAGGACATAGTAATCTGCGCCTTCTTTCTGGAGCAACGGTGAAATCATTCCGTCTTCTTTAATCACGGCATGATAGATGCCGTTTTCGACTAAAAACACCCCCAGCTTTTCTGCCTTTAATCTATCAAGCATCTTTTCATTTCCACGCAGATCACTCACAAACACCCCCAGCCTCATCCTATCTCCTCCTTTTACTCTTCCTTTTTGATCAAAAGCCGAAAGGTGCCGTCAGAGTTATCTATCACTTCAATGGGATAGTTTTTCTTCTTGCAGAAGTTTGGGATAGATTCTGTGGCGGCCGGCTTGTAATCAGTAACCACCTCCAGTATCTGCCCGGACTCCATGGTCTTAAGGGCATCCCTGGCTTCCATCACCGTATAGGGGCAAATCTTGCCCGTAATGTCAACTACCTTATCAATCTTACTACATGTTAGGCCCATTTTTCTTTCACCTCCCTTACTCAGAAGACAGAGGCCAGATGTCAGAGCATTGGCTGCCTTCTGTCCTCTGTCTTATGTTTTCTGTTTTTGTAAGCGTTCAGCCCCTAAGGCACAAACTCGATCCTCGATGCTCGATTCTCGATGCTCGATTCTCGATGCTCCATCCTCGATGCTGGTAAAGGATCCAGCATCCAGCATCGAGGATCGAGCATCCAGCGTCCAGCCTCATAGGATGAACGGTTACCTGTTTTTTAGGCGAAATTCATTACCTTGTTTGCCACAATCAGATCGACCAATTGGGAATAGTCGATTGTCTCGGCCTTGCCAGCCAATCTATCCTTCAGTCCCCGAACCTCTACATCGTCTTTCATGGCATAGATCTTGCCAGGCATAGTAGAGGGATCAAGATAGACACCATCCTTGATCAGGACGATTTGAGCCTCGGTATCCAATTTAGCTACCCCGGCCGCGATTTCTCCATTGGGTTTATCGACCAGATAAACAGCCATATCTTTTCACCTCCCTTAAATCAGAGGTCAGAAGTCAGATGTCAGATAACAGATGCCAGGTTTTATCTGTGTTCTGGGTCCTGTCTTCTGTCCTCTGCTCTTACCAGTCTAAGTTAAAATCAGCCACTGCATACAGTGCCCAGGTCTCCTTTCTGGGAATCACCGTCATATCGTACGCCACTTCCTCCGGGGAGATGCCCCGGGCCTCCAGGTCTTCCTTAACGGCATAGTATTTGACCCCTGCCTTCCGAAGGGTCCCTTCATAGCCCAGGTTTTCTGCTCGATCAGCCCCTTTTAGGCAGTAATAGACGCCATCGCCCTGAAAGAGCAGGGTGACTTCATGTTCGTCAATACCCGCGGTGGCGCCTACGGCTGCACGCCAGCCTTCTGTATAAAAGACCGTTCCATAAGGCGCCCGATTAAAATGATAAAGCAACTTTCTGGTAGCCATTAACCTCTTCGCCTCCTTTTTCATCAGATTGTCAGAGGTCAGAAGTCAGATTATAGGGTGTTACCTTCTTCTGTCTCCTGTCTTCTGATATTAGAGCGTCACCAATGTGTCAGCCTCGCCTATGATGTCAGCGAAGTCAGGCAGTCCACCGACCTTGACGCCCTCGATGAACTCCTTGCCGTTTTCCAGACCGCGGCCATTTACACAAATCCCGCAGGCAATAATCCTGGCGCCTTTTTCTACTAACCTTTTCATGCCGGAGACAGGCAGATTTTTCTCTTCTGTGCCAGGAAACTTCTGGTGCTTAATAGGGTTGTAGACGCCATCAAGATACCAGAAGGCCTGGACTTCGTGTCCCTTGTCCAGGGCTGCCTCGGCTATTTTAGTAAACACCTTGTAATTCTCAGTCTGCCATGGTCCTTCAGTAAGCAGCATTCCTATCTTGGCCATATCTTCTTCACCTCCTTTCGGGTTTATTTATCTTGACGTAACTATTCAGCCACAGATTTACACGGATGAAACACTGATTTTTTATTTAAATCCGTGAACCGTGTCCGTAAGGCAACCACAGTT
The bacterium DNA segment above includes these coding regions:
- a CDS encoding DsrH/TusB family sulfur metabolism protein; amino-acid sequence: MATRKLLYHFNRAPYGTVFYTEGWRAAVGATAGIDEHEVTLLFQGDGVYYCLKGADRAENLGYEGTLRKAGVKYYAVKEDLEARGISPEEVAYDMTVIPRKETWALYAVADFNLDW
- a CDS encoding DsrH/TusB family sulfur metabolism protein, translating into MRLGVFVSDLRGNEKMLDRLKAEKLGVFLVENGIYHAVIKEDGMISPLLQKEGADYYVLTEDLQTRGFTSSEVDSKVSVVTYLDVVDLMMNDYEKLVWL
- a CDS encoding DsrH/TusB family sulfur metabolism protein → MAVYLVDKPNGEIAAGVAKLDTEAQIVLIKDGVYLDPSTMPGKIYAMKDDVEVRGLKDRLAGKAETIDYSQLVDLIVANKVMNFA
- a CDS encoding DsrE family protein, producing MAKIGMLLTEGPWQTENYKVFTKIAEAALDKGHEVQAFWYLDGVYNPIKHQKFPGTEEKNLPVSGMKRLVEKGARIIACGICVNGRGLENGKEFIEGVKVGGLPDFADIIGEADTLVTL
- a CDS encoding DsrE family protein is translated as MGKEILFVVSRPPYKSENPKLAITHAMACYVADIHIDEEVEPIMAFVADGVLNCIKNQRSEAFYGIISTEQHIKNQLASDMKMFVCKEDLQRLEIKEERLIDGKDMGAEVDLEMVGFEEILKEMERCDQVMFF
- a CDS encoding DsrE family protein yields the protein MATLSIGLFSSLVGSMNSDFALKLAEAAANKGHTVNLWFSGNATTLARKGQKSFKDYSYLIEKITALPEKGVSVAVCEACAAARGIHKAEVIEGITVHSMDWYVAKAAQSDRVLHIGGE
- a CDS encoding sulfurtransferase TusA family protein, giving the protein MGLTCSKIDKVVDITGKICPYTVMEARDALKTMESGQILEVVTDYKPAATESIPNFCKKKNYPIEVIDNSDGTFRLLIKKEE